gagCTTTTTGTGGATTGCAGGTACATGGTTTTTACGCTTGTGGTGGGATTTGCATATACCCTTTTGCAAATTGCTTTCACAATCTATCAGGTGTGCATGGGAAAACGCTTAAGCAGTGGTGATGGACTCTATCAATTCGACTTCTACGGCGATAAGGTGCAACCTTCATATATTTCCTTACTTCACCTTTTCTTTCGagtatgaaaataaataatttagaaacatgtcataaaaagtattattttcaatacattttaaaaaaattttaaagaataggaAACAACTCTATTTTCTCTTAGAACTAACCCTAATCTGTCGGCTGACTTTGATGGAGGCCACGCTTGATCCATGGGCTTGTACTGGTGCTTCAATCACCCATTCAATACATTGGCCTTGGGCTTTAAACATCTATATCATTCAATCGACCTCATCCACAGTCCCACTTGACTATCAAAAGATGGGTCCATTCTCCATCCACTCTTAAAACATTCCACCATTTCTCAGCTTCCCAAACGTTCCCCAGGCCTGGCCCAATAAGGACTACCAGAAACCTAGGCCTGCAATATTCACATTGGGCTAAGCACATGAAGTTTAACATACGTATGGTTTGTGCAGGTGGTATCCTATGTACTAGCCACAGGGGTTGGTGCAGCATTTGGTGCTACCATAGATCTGAAGGAAGCCTCCTCGGGTGCcaacaaatttttcaataaGGGAAGTGCAGCTGCCAGCCTCCTTCTCCTTGCCTTCTTGTTCACTGCAGTATCATCAGTTTTCTCATCCTTAGCACTGCCTAAGAAAATTTAACTGTTATAGAAAAAGATTGTGGATCTCAAATGAGGATTTAGGGTCAATTAATACCATGTAATCACAACTTttgtgatgttttttttttttttttttaaaaaaaagaattttggaCAGAAAGTTTTGGGAAAGAAGCTCGATTGTATTCCTTGATTGTGTttcttttatacaaaattttgatCTAATCTAGAAGTAGAAATTGAATACAACCTAAGAAGAGAAACTATAtaacaaatacaaaaataatagaGGATCTATATATTGCATAATTTGCAAAAGAAAAGTAAGTACTAATGCAATGGTTGACCATGATATTTGGAATCAACATTTGCTTTAATTTGCTCAAGATCTTTGAAATTAACATTTCGCCTATGATGCCCCCATAAGGAACAAAAATGAAGCAAACATTGTTGAGACAAAAGCCGtagtgactttttttttaactagaGTTGCCATGTAAAAAGACTTAGTATTTTGAACAATATAAAAGATTGGTCAGACACTTGGTGATGTTATGGTATTTTGGCCTGTAAGCTTTATTGCAATTACAAGAATTACAATTAAAGGTCTAACTTAATAAAGCCAGCAAAATTGGAGATATTGAATTCAACAATAAGCTCAAGTTAATCAACAAAGATTTTCACTCGCTGCATATAATTGGAGACATTGCTTGATGAAATGGTTTGGCATATATGTTAGTAAGCATGGTCCAAACATCTCACAAATTCTTGATTGATGCTACTAACATAGGGaagtaattttcttaaaaagaaaagtaactATTGCATTGAGTAAGAGTTGATTCTAACTTGCCCATAAAACATGGTCAggatttagtttttcttttccatctgTTTTAAGAATAATGAAAAGACAAGGGGTAGAACAATCAAGATAGTCCATGAGATCCTAACCATTCAAGAGCGAGTTAGATTATACCCCACATAAAATGTAATTTAAAGGAGTAAGTTTTAATAGGTCTTAAGCAACTATGTTTAAAGAGATGAGAGAAGCATTATTGAGAGAGATAGAGTTGTCAACTAATGGGTTGAAAGAGGTGGATACATTCGATGGTAGAGCTCATTTGAGCATCACACTTTATACcataaagattaattaatttcatatagAAGGTTTTGGAAAAGAAGCTTAATTGTAGTCAATATTTAATAGGTGCATGATCTTTGGAATCAATatgctttaatatttttatcataatacatTTATTGCATATGTTTCTATCCCCACCCAAAAAACTAATAGTTGAATGAGTGTGCTATATTTTATATTGCAACTTCATTCCTCAATCAATCTAACCCATCATGTAATATTTAGAGAATGAAAGCGGGATAGTTACCATTGTTGAGTcagatgatttttttcttctttttaagcAAAAAGCGTGTTAAAAAAAAGACCATCATCTTTTACTTGTAATTGATAGTTCTATCAAATGATAAACATGTTTGATTAAGACATTAATTATATGAACTTATATAATACATAATtcaacctaattattaaataaaatggtcCAATTATTGAATGAGTTATtcgatatattatttatttaataattaaatttagatttatattttaatttgactATTATTTGGTATTGGATTTTGGTTGACCTAGTAATAGAATGCCTAAATTTTGGTACGATATGAATACAATCCATTTACACAAATTGTGAATCCTAAAGTACACTTTCCATTAGTGCTTTAATTCTAACTCAGAGCCGACGAGTATTTCAACTCCATATTTAGGCAAATAAAGTTTATATCAAAACTGTAATTGATAAGAACATAGAGCACTTGGTCATTAACTTAAGACACAAATATGAAAGTAAGGGTCATAATATGACATCAATGGGTGCCATGAACAAACAAATTCACAGAATCTTCAATCATAAGATTAATTTGATTTGGTCAATGATCTTCTTGGAAATGAGTTGTCATCTATCTTTAGCAAGCTGAGGTACGCATTGACCTAGCAGAAGTTGCCATGACCATCTTCCCAGCAGCCGTAGAATTCCATTACCTGCTGATCAAGCAACTGCAACTAGGTAgcatatttatatgtatatatataacgTCTGCTTCAAGATTCAATTGCTTACATAaagttttttaagatataaatcaCCCATTTCACATTCTTTTCAATAAGATTTCTGATTAAATTAATCCCAAGCTTTGATCAAATTACTCAGCTATAAGCCTATAACCATCACTCAACCTCATTTCTAACATATTTGATGCTATTCAACCTAAAAACATGAcgcaaatttaaaattaattataaaaaaaaatcgaacACAAATTAAATCTATAAAATAATGCCCCTAGATCGGAGTTaagaattcattttacttagacgaattcatttttaatacttatgtCATATANNNNNNNNNNNNNNNNNNNNNNNNNNNNNNNNNNNNNNNNNNNNNNNNNNNNNNNNNNNNNNNNNNNNNNNNNNNNNNNNNNNNNNNNNNNNNNNNNNNNTATCAGAGCAGATTTGTTTCTGCTCTTTGGTATCAATTCCTTGATTCTACCCAACCTCGACAACCTAACAATGACCTAGAAAAATGTATGAATCAGACTCTTAGATGGAAGGGTTTCCACCAACGACAACCTCTATTTTATCATAACTCACCATGAAGATGGCCAAGGTGTTGAACAAGGCCTCGACCCCAACTACAATGACGAATACTGCCCTAATCGGCATAAAACTCAATTGATCGAATTATGCACTGTGGTCCCAAGTTGTGGAGATGTTTATCTCTGGGAGAGACAAATTAGGGTACATTAACGGTGATTTACCCCAACTTGTTCCGACTGATCCATTATTTCAACGATGGAGAACCAAAAACGTCGTCGTCAAAGGCTGGCTCAACAACACCATGGATTCATCCCTTGTTAGCACGTTCATTCAGTATCCCATTGTGAAAGAGGTTTAGGACACCATCACTATCATTTTCTTCGATGGGAGTGACACTACTCAGGTGTATGAGCTCTAATGACGGGTGAGTAAGCTACGACAAAATGGTGGATCTCTAGAGAAATTTTATAACGAGTTGCAAGGCTTGTGGAGGGAAATAGATTTTTGACGACCAAACCCCATGGAGTGCCCTAAGGATGTGCAACGGTACACCAGAATTCTCCAGGAGGAGAGGGTCTATGTGTTCCTTGACGGCCTTGATTACTCGACCAAGTCAAGAGCACGCTACAGATGCAACCATTTATGACGATTGAGCAAGCCTACGCATGTGTTCGGAGGGAAATAGTGCAACAGACAGTGATGGGGAATGGTTTTGATGAAGGGATGAGAACTGGGTTGGCTTCCAAGGGGCTGAAAATGGGACCCCACCCATTTGACAAAGATGGAGTTTTAGTACTCAATAAATCTAATCCCACTGGTCCAAATTCAAAGCAACGAACAGAAGACTTAAAGTGTTCCCATTGTGGAAATTCCAAACACACACAAGACACTTGCTTTAAGCTCCATGGATACCCAGCTCCATGGATACCCAGACTGGTGGCACGAGCTccagctttaaaaaaaaaaaaaaaacgtaatGGCACCAATATTGAGCCCAATACTGGTAAAACGGCAGTAACAACAACAGAACCCCAACTATCTTTAATTCCTACTGACTCTACCAACAACACGTCAGGTATAACATCTCTTGGATCTACTAGAAGCAATGAGTGTAACTTGTGGATCCTGGATTCTAGAGCCACAAATCATATGACATTTGATGCATAAGACTTTTGTCAGCATACCGCTTCTAGGCGAACTAGCATTGCGAATGTTAATGGCACTATTTCATCAATGCAAGGGGTTGGAATTGTGATGCTATCACCAGCTCTGTCACTCTCCAATACATTATTTGTGCCATTCATATCTCATAAACTACTTTCTGTCAGTCAACTTACTAAGGACTTAAATTGTACAACACTGATGTATCCTGATTTTTGCTTTATCTAGGATATTCTCACGAAGGAAATTATTGGGCGTGGTACTAAGAAGGGGGGACTCTACTATATGGATGATTTCAAAATGGGACAGACACATCATGTGGGACATTCGGGTGATTCCATAATAGAACAGATCTGGTTTTGGCATCGACGACTCAACCATCCGtcatttggatatttgaaaCATTTACTACCtagtttattttctatttctccATCTCAGATTTTCAATGTGAAACCTGTATTTTGGACAAAAGTCAGCTAGCAGTTTATCATTTACATAACAATATGAGTGATGTACCTTGTAGCTTAATTTATTCTGATGTGTGGGGACCATCCCCAAAATCTACTCTATCGGGTTATCGCTAGTTTGTTCTCTTTGTTGATGATTGCACTCGAATGACGTGGCTCTACCTACTGAAAAACAAAGATAAGGTTTTTACTATCTTCTGCTCTTTTCACACAATGATTCGAACCCAAATTTCTGCCAAACTCAGAGTCTTTCACTTTGATAATGACGGTGAATACATGAATCGACAATTCTAGGAGTACTTCCACCTGCATGGGTTGATACATCAAACCTCGTGTCCTCATACTCCAGAGCAAAATGGTATAATAGAACATAAGAATCGCCATATTCTTGAGACCACATGTGCCCTCCTATTAGGTGCACTGTACCTAGTTCTCATTGGCCTGATGCGGTTACAATTGCTGAGCATCTCATCAATTGAATGTCATCTCCAATTTTGGGTTTCAAAACACCTCTACAGGCCTTAGCCGTGAGTATATCAATAATTTCGACTACGATGCTTCTTCCCCGAACCTTTGGATGCGTTGTCTACATTCATCTTCACTGCAACCAACGCACCAAACTCGACCCTTGTGCTCGTCGTTGTCTCTTTCTAGGCTATGCCACCAATCAGAAAGGTTATCGGTGCTATGATCCAACAAACAGGCGGCACTATGTTACTATGGATGTCACCTTCCTCGAGTCCGAGATGTTCTATCATCTATTCAATTCTTCTCTTTAGGGGAAGATGCGTGAtttgttcccaattggtgtctcagctgattcatgtccaactggtgctctttgattgagagagtaatcaacaaaatttataacctatatcaccatgcattaggatagcttagctaatatagcatagtcgCTCTAGGATCGTTCTGGGAAGGTTTTTCAACTCttaactgataccaattcaaagtaaattggtgctttttcatttcaaggttagcttaagaataaaacacaaactttgtttaaatgaggttttgtttaaagctaactaaaaagaaagtaatggaaattacttatgaagaaaaacattccttggaggtttaggttcacaagggaggttccttatgcaaaaacagagctctggtcatttggttcatttcctcgcattagagaattaacatatagtcaattctctaaccggtgttgtacagatgtaacctttaaatggatttcagctttaattccctctcactgatgcaacttgcaatggctcgtgcctctcacctaacatttgctattcaaggtgatctttaaccttggacttcccttctcaagcttgcaagagataactaatggatgtctcattggagtccaaaagcttaccaagtgttggcaattctagaaaatcctacctccaaatcacttcccaaaagctcgtaagagataaacaagtgcatctccatggacggagatcacgtgccttaccaagtgttggctcaagtgaattgaaggtgttttaggttaactaaaaacatagaaatcattaaaggatcacactttctcttcattaatgactgaaaccacaaagctactaatttatgcacttggaacctttcccggcaaccttaactccaaggaactaaaagtctagccactcattctctgaggaaacttcctcagagcttgtttgactagtaagaaaactaacgagaaaacaattatatgaaggaaaaacaaagcaagtgctctctaaaatatatttattcctTCCACTGATTACATAATCGAttctgtaaagaaaattacaaactatatatatgaggttattcacccttttccttgcttaaagactaaggaatcctatgataggtggattagagagtttggggatttagacaacaaatatctaaagcaaaatatcccaaaatatctcaaaatgtcggtcggaaatatcaggaagcttcaggagaacatcGCTGCACTGTATACTAAGAGAAAAACTCTGCGGGTAAGCATTATCAGAAGGTCCGGATATGTCTATCCGGAGAAGTTGAagcgtcctcctctcccatccggctgtgagatatccggatgtaaaatgttgACGCACGGAATTCCGGATATGAAAtgtccggagaaggtggaaagtcagccggatagaattcttccccgggtggaatgagttatgctgcgcaagggggaccgtctgcgtgtgcaaggtgtagggacctctctcccggatgacacggagcgcgcaaggctatccggatccCTCCATctggattccccaagaggacatatGACGCGCTCTCCTATCCGAACTCCCTCacggagaagcacacggcactcgtgaacatcacacccggacgatagcatatcctatccggatatattgtccggatcattgacttccTCCTCCATtctgtccggacgccctgtccgaaCATTTTTTACTCCTTGCGTTCCGGATCTGCTTATGACAAAGGatttcaaagcttcggttcttcatgtttatgagctttccattgctttgccatagattccaaagaactctccttaatcacggattgctttggtgatcaaaaagctatcaaaataccaaaacttaacacaatttgattagaattgattgcaagggtccttaatatgttaattgggttaaaatgtgataactactactcaaaagtgtttaaaagagtttattataagttatgaaatagcacttattgagtagtaatcaaggcGGTGGCAACACAAGAAGGTGATAACTCTACCATGGAGGTTTTTGGTCTCCGGATTTCCTCATCAGAGGAGATAAATAGTAGGGTGGATTTGACGATAGCTGGAAATTTTAGTGTAAGGCCTATGAAAGCTTAGGGGCcttatttataattgaaaattttagattatattaatatatttgcttataatatttcaaatctcaaatttacttcttgtgtatgaattaaaattatgtacTAATTTGTTGCACTATCACTATTCTTTTAAGATCCATATTGGTTAGCTGGTTAGTCACTAAAGTGACAAAACTAGAAAGATTTGAGGACATcaaattatgtaaaatattcaatttcctattaattattaatacttataaattaattaaaatgagatgatgtattattttaatttgtaacTTATGATGTCCCACATTGGATAAGGGGGAAAGTTTATAAcattatatatgtagagactttTCTTAATCTTGTAAACTTGTATTAAAGTTGTAAGGGCTCCTTTAAGTCTAAAACAAACAATATTCATACGGTTGGGTGGGGTTTGTTTGGTCATAGGGGGGGAaagtttttagttttatataagtatgaactcctcttaatcttgtaaacatgttttaaaatcgTAAGTCATCTTTAATAGTTGATAGAGTGAGTACCATTGCTTAGATTCAGATGGAGTGTTCATGTCCATTTTAGAGCTCAAACCCAAAGTTAGGAGTGACGTTGAATGAGCTCATGATGAGGGGTTCTGGTTGTGCCATGAGATTTTACTGTGCTCTTCTCCATCTGAAGCTAAAAAAAGTCCAAAGGAGAAAGGCAACAAGGGGGCTGTTCAATTAGATATTTGATGACCGCACCCCCACTATTTTCTTAGTCAATGAACCCGGCTTCTCCCAATGGCCAAACTTCAAAGTGAACTTATAACTAATCCCTAATGGATTATGACTGGGAGGAATGTTTACGTGGTCGGTGCACTATAAGGCCAAAAAGTAAATGGTGGCACACCACCAAACCTTGTATAAATGAAGACCAATTGCACTATAAACACAGCCATTTCTGAACCCTAAAGACACAAAGATGAAGCCTCCTTCCCCTGTTGCTGCACTTGTATTAAGGATCCTGACCCTAATTTCCATTTCGATATCATTCATCGTCCTCATCACCAACACCATCACCTTATCTTCCGATTACGGTAAAGTGAAGCTCCACTTTAAAGATGTCTACTCCTACAggtaattgataatttatttgagAGTAGTTTTAAGAAAcactcttaaaattttttattaaattttttttttcaaatattaaaaaattagaaatatttcctaaaaatattataaatattagtgAATTAGACATATTTATAGAGTTGAGGTTGAGAacttgttcctttttttttcttcaccatattgtttgatttggagCTTTTTGTGGATTGCAGGTACATGGCTTTTACGCTTGTGGTGGGATTTGCATATACCCTTTTGCAAATTGCTTTCACAATCTATCAGGTGTGCATGGGAAAACGCTTAAGCAGTGGTGATGGACTCTATCAATTCGACTTCTACGGCGATAAGGTGCAACCTTCATATATTTCCTTGGTTCACCTTTTCTTTCGagtatgaaaataaataatttagaaacatgtcataaaaagtattattttcaatatatttttttaaaattttaaagaataggaACCAACTCTATTTTCTCTTAGAACTAGCCCTAATCTGTCGGCTGACTTTGATGGAGGCCACGCTTGATCCATGGGCTTGTACTGGTGCTTCAATCACCTATTCAATACATTGGCCTTGGGCTTTAAACATCTATATTGTTCAATCGACCTTATCCCACAGTCCCACTTGACTATCAAAAGATGGGTCCATTCTCCATCCACTCTTAAAACATTCCACCATTTCTCAGCTTCCCAAACGTTCCCCAGGCCTGGCCCAATAAGGACTACCAGAGACCGGGGCCTGCAATATTCACATTGGGCCAATCCCATGAAGTTTAACATAAGTATGGCTTGTGCAGGTGATATCCTACGTACTAGCCACAGGGGTTGGTGCAGCATTTGGTGCTACCATAGATCTGAAGGAAGCATCCTCGGGTGCTAACAAATTTTTCAATAAGGGAAGTGCAGCTGCCAGCCTCCTTCTCCTTGCCTTCTTGTTCACTGCAGTATCATCAGTTTTCTCATCCTTAGCACTGCCTAAGAAAATTTAACTGTTATAGAAAAAGATTGTGGATTTCAAATGAGGATTTAGGGTCAATTAATACCATGTAATCACAACTTTTGTGAGAAGAATTTTGGACAGAAAGTTTTGGGAAAGAAGCTCGATTGTATTCCTTGATTGTGTTTCTTTTATACAAAAGTTTGCTCTAATCTAGAAGTAGAAATTAAATACAACCTAAGAAGAGAAACTATAtaacaaatacaaaaataatagaGGATCTATATATTGCATAATTTGCAAAAGAAAAGTAAGTACGCAATGGTTGACCATGATATTTGGAATCAACATTTGCTTTAATTTGCTCAAGATCTTTGAAATTAACTTTTCGCCTATGATGCCCCCATAAGGAACAAGAATGAAGCAAACATTGTTGAGACAAAAGCCCGTAGttactcttttatttatttatttatttattttattagagtTGCTATGTAAAAAGACTTAGTATTTTGAACAATAGAAAAGATTGGTCAGACACTTGGTGATGTTATGGTATTTTGGCGTGTAAGCTTTATTGCAGTTATAAGAATTACGATTAAAGGTTTAACTTAATGAAACTAGCAAAATTGGAGAGATTGAATTCAACAATAAGCTCAAGTTAATCAACAAAGATTTTCACTCGCTGCATATAATTGGAGATATTGCTTGATGCGTATAAACAACAACTGATTATTTGTTTGATTCTCATCATTTTTTCATGACATGGTTTGGCATATATGTTAGTAAGCATGGTCCAAACATCTCACAAAACCTTGATTGATGCTACCAAAATAGGGaagtaattttcttaaaaagaaaagtaactATTGCATTGAGTAAGAGTTGATTCTAACTTGCCCATAAAACATGGTCAggatttagtttttcttttccatctattttaagaataatGAAAAGACAAGGGGTAGAACAATCAAGATAGTCCATGAGATCCTAACCATTCAAGAGCAAGTTAGATTATATCCCACATAAAATGTAATTTAAAGGAGAAAGTTCTAATAGGTCTTGAGCAACTATGTTTAAAGAGATGAGAGAAGCATTATTGAGAGAGATAGAGTTGTCAACTAAGGTGTTGAAAGAGGTGGATACATTCGATGGTAGAGCTCATTTGAGCATCACACTTTATATCctaaagattaattaatttcatatagAAGGTTTTGGAAAAGAAGCTTAATTATAGTCAATATTTAATAGGTGCATGATCTTTGGAATCAATatgctttaatatttttatcatgatACATTTATTGCATATGTTTCTATCCCCATCCAAAAAATAAGAGTTGAATGAGTGTGCTATATTTTATATTGCAACTTCATTCCTCAATCAATCTAACCCATCATGGAATATCTAGAGAATCCCAAATGGAAAGCGGGATAATTACCATTGATGAGtcagatgatttttttttcctttttaagcaAAAAGCgtgttaaaaaaacaaagaccgTCATCTTTTACTTGTGATTGATAGTTCGATTGAATGATAAACATATTTGATTAAGACATTAATTTTATGAActtatataaaacataattcaacctgattattaaataaaatgatccAATTATTGAATTAGTTATTCgatacattatttatttaataattagacgATATTTGGATTTATGTTTTAACTTGACTATTATTCGTATTAGATTTTGGTTGACCTAGTAATAGAATGCCTAAATTTTGGTACGTCGTTACGAATACAATCCATTTACATGAATTGTGAACCCTAAAGTACACTTTCCATTAGTGCTTTAATTCCTAACTTGGAGCCGACGAGTATTTCAACTCCTTATTTAGGCAAATAAAGTTTATATCAAAACTGTGATTGATAAGAATATAGAGCACTTGGTCATTAACTTAAGACACAAAAATGAAAGCAAGGGTCATAATATGACATCAATGGGTGCCATGAACAAACAAATTGACAGAATCTTCAATCATAAGATTAATTTGATTTGTTCAATGATCTTCTTGGAAATGAGTTGTCATCTATCTTTAGCAAGCTGAGGTACGCATTGACCTAGCAGAAGTTGCCATGAACATCTTCCCAGCAGCCATAGAATTCCATTACGTGCTGATCAAGCAACTGCAACTAGGTAgcatatttatatgtatatatataacgTCTGCTTCAAGATTCAATTGCTTACATAaagttttttaagatataaatcaCCCATTTCACATTCTTTTCAATAAGATTTCTGATTAAATTAATTCCAAGCTTTGATCAAATTACTCAGCTATAAGCCTATAACCATCACTCAACCTCATTTCTAACATATTTGATGCTATTCAACCTAAAAACATgacacaaatttaaaattaattataaaaaaaaatcgaacACAAATTAAATCTATAAAATAATGCCCCTAGATCGGAGTTaagaattcattttacttagacgaattcatttttaatacttatgtcatatattataagaaaaaaatcatgtgaaaaagaaaaatataataaaatagcaAATTGTAACACGTACATTGCTTTacaacaatataataaaatatatttattgactttaataacaataataagataataCAAAGAGCTTGtggaaattaataaatgataaatttattaaattaatcatAGTCAACAAAATAGACAAGTTATTTTTGGTAAAACGAGCTTGCATGATATTATATGCACAACTTGGGTACATGTTGACCTTGTAAGTTGTAAGTGACTTGTTGATAAGGCCAAAAGGTGGACGATGACACGGCTTCAATGTTCAAGCCTTGGTATAAATGAAAGAGCAATTGCACCAGATCTGCAGCATAGGCATAGCCGTTTTTGAAGCTTTAATTCAAAAAGATGACAGAGCCTTCTTCATCTACGCCCTCCCCAGTTATTTCTCTTGTACTAAGGCTCCTCACtttaatttccattttgatATCGCTCATCATCCTCACCACCAACTCTGCAACCATAGTTGTAAATTCCACTGAGCTCAAGCTCCGGTTTAAGGATGTTCACGCTTACCGGTGAGTTACATGCATGACTGGTTTCAGTAGATGAAGTAGTGGATTTTTCCGTTTGTTTTTCGGAACTTTAATTTATGGATTCCAGATATATGCTTTTTGCGCTTGTCGTCGGACTTCCATACACCCTCTTGCAAATTGTGTTCGGGATCTATCATGTGAGCATGGGAAAACGCATATCGTCCAGTGGTGAAAGTCTTCTTCAATTCGACTTCTACGCTGACAAGGTACCacctttatctttttctttgcttctctacTTTCTCTCTTGAAATTTCTGCGGTAAGATCTGTTATGCTTTCTTCTTGAGTTGGGTAGAATTGAGTTTGAGCTGTATTGGGTAGTTTTGAATATAGTTTTACAGGGAGGATACAGATTAATCTATTGGTGGTCTAGATGGTTATGCCAAAGATGTGATTAAATATGATTTGTCCACTTTTACAGGCAAAAAACTAAGGTCAACTCTTTCCCCTTTGCATGGCTGGCTGATCGTTACCTTTAGCTTAACCCTGTGTTTGTAATA
This DNA window, taken from Vitis riparia cultivar Riparia Gloire de Montpellier isolate 1030 chromosome 13, EGFV_Vit.rip_1.0, whole genome shotgun sequence, encodes the following:
- the LOC117927935 gene encoding CASP-like protein 4D1 — encoded protein: MTEPSSSTPSPVISLVLRLLTLISILISLIILTTNSATIVVNSTELKLRFKDVHAYRYMLFALVVGLPYTLLQIVFGIYHVSMGKRISSSGESLLQFDFYADKVMSYILATGTGAAFGATLDLKEVFSELGSNYNNFFNKGSAAASFILFAFLFTAVSSVFSSLALPKKL
- the LOC117929186 gene encoding CASP-like protein 4D1: MKPPSPVAALVLRILTLISISISFIVLITNTITLSSDYGKVKLHFKDVYSYRYMAFTLVVGFAYTLLQIAFTIYQVCMGKRLSSGDGLYQFDFYGDKVISYVLATGVGAAFGATIDLKEASSGANKFFNKGSAAASLLLLAFLFTAVSSVFSSLALPKKI
- the LOC117928473 gene encoding CASP-like protein 4D1, coding for MKPPSPVAALVLRILTLISISISFIVLITNTTTLSSDYGKVKLHFKDVYSYRYMVFTLVVGFAYTLLQIAFTIYQVCMGKRLSSGDGLYQFDFYGDKVVSYVLATGVGAAFGATIDLKEASSGANKFFNKGSAAASLLLLAFLFTAVSSVFSSLALPKKI